The following are from one region of the Bacillota bacterium genome:
- the rpoD gene encoding RNA polymerase sigma factor RpoD has product MRENEKVDILKDVKPLVDKGKKRGVLTYTEVMDGLQGIELTPEQIDDIYEKLAGMGIEVVPEPTDLDPIQVKKGSPVQAEEPEVADEEVEVDLTVPEGIGIDDPVRMYLKEIGRIPLLSPEEEVDLAKRMEQGEEEAKRRLAEANLRLVVSIAKRYVGRGMLFLDLIQEGNLGLIKAVEKFDYRKGYKFSTYATWWIRQAITRAIADQARTIRIPVHMVETINKLIRVSRQLLQELGREPNPEEIAKEMDISEDKVREIMKIAQEPVSLETPIGEEEDSHLGDFIEDHDAKAPAEEASFTLLREQLENVLSTLTDREQRVLRLRFGLDDGRARTLEEVGQQFGVTRERIRQIEAKTLRKLRHPSRSKKLKDYLE; this is encoded by the coding sequence ATGAGGGAGAATGAAAAGGTTGACATCTTAAAAGATGTTAAACCGCTTGTAGATAAAGGTAAGAAGCGTGGGGTCTTAACTTATACGGAAGTTATGGATGGCCTGCAAGGGATAGAACTGACTCCTGAACAAATAGATGATATCTACGAAAAATTGGCCGGGATGGGTATAGAAGTAGTCCCAGAGCCTACAGATCTAGATCCTATTCAAGTCAAGAAAGGGTCACCCGTGCAGGCGGAAGAACCGGAAGTTGCAGACGAAGAAGTAGAAGTTGATCTCACTGTGCCGGAAGGAATTGGTATAGACGATCCGGTACGCATGTACCTTAAAGAAATTGGACGCATTCCCCTCCTTAGCCCGGAAGAAGAGGTTGACTTAGCTAAACGAATGGAACAGGGTGAAGAAGAAGCTAAAAGGCGGCTGGCTGAGGCTAACTTAAGGTTAGTAGTAAGTATAGCTAAGAGATATGTCGGAAGAGGAATGCTGTTTCTTGACCTTATACAGGAAGGTAATTTGGGGTTAATCAAGGCGGTAGAGAAATTTGATTACCGTAAGGGATACAAATTTAGTACCTATGCCACCTGGTGGATTCGCCAGGCCATTACCAGGGCCATAGCGGATCAGGCCAGGACAATTCGAATTCCGGTACACATGGTTGAAACCATCAATAAGCTGATTAGGGTGAGTAGGCAACTATTACAGGAACTGGGTCGCGAACCAAACCCGGAAGAAATAGCCAAGGAAATGGACATATCTGAAGACAAAGTGCGTGAAATAATGAAAATTGCCCAGGAACCTGTATCGTTGGAGACTCCTATTGGTGAGGAAGAGGATTCTCATTTGGGTGATTTTATTGAAGACCACGATGCCAAGGCGCCGGCTGAGGAAGCATCCTTCACGCTGCTGCGGGAACAGTTGGAAAATGTACTTTCCACCCTAACGGACAGGGAGCAAAGGGTGTTACGCCTGCGATTCGGTCTGGATGACGGGCGAGCCCGCACCCTGGAGGAAGTAGGACAGCAGTTTGGTGTTACCCGGGAAAGAATTCGGCAAATTGAAGCTAAAACGTTGCGTAAACTGAGACATCCAAGTAGAAGTAAAAAATTAAAAGATTACCTTGAATAG
- a CDS encoding DNA primase produces MSGFIPENTLDDIRSRVDIVEVISDYIQLKKKGRNFVGPCPFHQERDPSFTVSPEKQIFYCFGCAAGGNVFKFLMLHEGFTFQESVETLARRVGVTVSVEGQGDKLTRSRKTDSAIKINTLAKTFFQEVLSQWEEAAPAREYLQGRGLSEETVNNFELGFAPGAWNSLVRHLNKHKVGADALVKLGLAAEGKRGAYDRFRSRIIFPIHDVSGNVVGFGGRVLGSGEPKYLNTPETEYFNKSRVLYGINESRRYIRESGYVIIMEGYMDVIAANQNGVKNAVASLGTSLTKDQVRLLQRYTNDVVIAYDADAAGIAATLRGLDLMQEMGCRVRVISISDGKDPDEFLQAHGAQGWQDLVVGAEPLLEYKFRQIKADVAGKSNDKSAMLQQLLPNLVNIRDDVERAESIKLLATRLHTSWDAIAGEFKRFIEKNRKKRPNSDKITNNKHNTKHNTEQLDARTKAEKMLLRLILENPQLVSTVQKELEENFFNHPMLDRVFKTALPLIERSDYNPAIIFDFLDEDDQKVLGDLLMENVPEAEPVKILPSYIEAMQKFLKRERRESLMDKLIEAEKAGDQKRVSEMLEQLQTLL; encoded by the coding sequence GTGTCAGGTTTTATTCCTGAAAATACATTGGATGATATTCGTAGCAGAGTGGATATTGTAGAAGTTATATCCGATTATATCCAGCTCAAAAAGAAGGGTAGAAATTTTGTGGGGCCTTGTCCGTTTCACCAGGAAAGGGACCCTTCTTTTACGGTAAGTCCCGAAAAACAAATTTTTTATTGTTTTGGCTGTGCAGCCGGGGGAAATGTATTTAAGTTTTTAATGCTCCATGAAGGCTTTACTTTCCAGGAATCTGTTGAGACCTTGGCCAGGCGGGTGGGAGTAACCGTATCCGTTGAAGGGCAGGGTGATAAACTGACGCGCTCACGAAAAACTGACTCTGCCATTAAGATTAACACATTGGCAAAGACATTTTTTCAAGAGGTTTTATCCCAGTGGGAAGAAGCTGCACCAGCCAGAGAGTATCTTCAAGGGCGAGGACTGTCTGAGGAAACCGTAAACAATTTTGAGTTGGGATTTGCTCCAGGTGCCTGGAACAGTCTGGTAAGGCATTTGAATAAACATAAAGTAGGCGCCGATGCTTTAGTTAAATTAGGGCTTGCTGCAGAGGGTAAAAGAGGTGCGTATGATCGTTTTCGCTCGCGAATAATATTTCCTATCCATGATGTTAGTGGAAATGTTGTGGGTTTTGGAGGACGTGTTCTCGGTTCTGGGGAACCTAAATATTTAAATACTCCGGAAACGGAATATTTTAATAAAAGCAGGGTTTTATACGGCATTAACGAATCACGCCGGTATATCAGAGAAAGCGGCTACGTTATAATAATGGAAGGCTATATGGATGTTATTGCCGCTAATCAAAATGGGGTTAAAAATGCCGTAGCGTCGTTGGGCACCAGCCTTACCAAGGATCAGGTGAGGTTACTGCAACGTTATACCAATGATGTGGTGATTGCTTATGATGCTGATGCTGCCGGTATTGCCGCCACTCTTAGGGGATTGGACTTAATGCAGGAAATGGGTTGCCGTGTTCGGGTAATTAGTATTTCCGATGGCAAAGATCCTGATGAATTTCTACAAGCGCACGGTGCTCAAGGGTGGCAGGATCTTGTTGTCGGTGCTGAACCCCTGTTAGAATATAAATTTAGACAGATTAAGGCAGATGTTGCGGGTAAGTCGAATGATAAATCAGCGATGTTGCAGCAGCTACTACCCAACTTGGTAAATATTCGGGATGATGTGGAGAGGGCGGAAAGTATAAAGCTGCTGGCAACAAGGTTACACACCAGTTGGGATGCAATAGCCGGTGAGTTTAAAAGGTTTATTGAGAAAAACCGAAAAAAAAGGCCAAATTCGGATAAAATTACTAATAATAAGCATAATACTAAACACAATACTGAGCAATTGGATGCTAGAACCAAAGCAGAGAAAATGTTGCTGCGATTAATATTGGAGAATCCTCAATTAGTCTCAACTGTTCAAAAAGAACTGGAAGAAAATTTCTTTAACCATCCTATGTTGGACAGAGTTTTTAAGACGGCATTACCGCTAATAGAGCGGTCAGATTATAACCCGGCAATTATTTTCGATTTTCTGGATGAAGATGACCAGAAGGTACTTGGGGATTTGCTTATGGAAAATGTACCCGAGGCTGAACCGGTCAAAATATTGCCCTCCTATATTGAAGCTATGCAGAAGTTTTTAAAGCGGGAAAGACGAGAGAGTTTAATGGATAAACTGATTGAGGCCGAAAAGGCCGGTGACCAAAAACGGGTTAGTGAGATGTTAGAACAGTTGCAAACCCTTTTATAA
- a CDS encoding deoxyguanosinetriphosphate triphosphohydrolase, whose product MDIREHTESLEKKILSPYACYSADSKGRMVPEKPCRVRTVFQRDRDRIIHSKSFRRLKQKTQVFIIPAGDHYRTRLTHTLEVAQIARTVAKALQLNEDLTEAISLGHDLGHTPFGHAGESALNEVFPGGFRHNEQSLRVVRHLEGDCGLNLTAEVQNGILHHTGSEKPSTLEGQVVKIADRVAYINHDIDDAVRGGILSEEELPPGCISVLGNSHRKRINAMVMDLIKNSWERPGIGMGPVVQEATDKLRQFLFDHVYIGSEAKREEEKARHVLQYLYQFFVTSPQKLPTEYRALCEEVGVERTVCDYIAGMTDRYAITTFGRLFIPRSFTTPDQVYC is encoded by the coding sequence GTGGATATACGCGAGCATACTGAAAGCCTGGAAAAGAAGATTCTATCTCCTTATGCCTGTTATAGCGCTGACAGCAAAGGACGGATGGTACCGGAAAAGCCATGTCGGGTTCGTACTGTCTTTCAAAGAGACCGGGACAGGATTATTCATTCTAAGAGTTTTCGACGGCTTAAACAGAAAACCCAGGTTTTCATAATCCCTGCCGGCGATCATTACCGGACCAGGCTAACTCATACCCTGGAGGTTGCCCAAATTGCCCGTACCGTGGCCAAGGCGTTACAATTAAATGAAGATCTTACTGAGGCCATATCCCTGGGCCATGATTTGGGGCATACACCTTTTGGCCATGCCGGAGAGTCTGCTTTGAATGAAGTTTTCCCGGGGGGGTTTCGTCACAACGAACAAAGCCTTCGGGTAGTTCGGCATCTCGAAGGAGATTGCGGACTTAACCTTACCGCCGAGGTGCAAAACGGGATTCTCCATCATACCGGCTCTGAAAAGCCCAGCACCCTGGAAGGTCAGGTTGTGAAAATAGCCGACCGCGTAGCTTATATAAACCATGACATAGATGATGCTGTGAGGGGCGGTATTTTGAGTGAAGAAGAATTGCCTCCCGGCTGTATTTCGGTATTAGGAAACAGCCACAGAAAGAGAATCAACGCAATGGTAATGGATTTAATTAAAAATAGCTGGGAGCGGCCTGGCATTGGTATGGGGCCTGTTGTGCAGGAGGCAACAGATAAGCTGAGACAGTTTCTCTTTGACCATGTATATATTGGCTCTGAGGCTAAGAGAGAAGAGGAAAAAGCCCGTCACGTTCTGCAATATTTATATCAATTTTTTGTCACCAGCCCGCAAAAGCTACCCACGGAATACAGGGCTTTATGTGAAGAAGTGGGAGTGGAAAGGACAGTTTGTGATTATATAGCGGGAATGACAGATAGATATGCTATTACCACCTTTGGGAGATTGTTTATTCCCCGTTCTTTCACTACACCGGATCAAGTTTATTGTTGA
- a CDS encoding flavodoxin family protein: MLILAVNGSPNRSGNTAIMLNSAIEEIQSQGAEGIFIQIPEIMKSVKVPFCTACSHPCEGKCYQGTALDETFDLMSRADGIILGSPVYFCTVSAQLKGFWDKTRKLRTGKKLVNTIGGALAVGGARFGGQETTLRALQDMMLCQGMTLIGDGFHDDDAGHQGGCSQKPSGEDQEGLKRTKILARRMVEVAQATKGLRADR; the protein is encoded by the coding sequence ATGCTAATTCTGGCAGTTAACGGAAGTCCCAATAGATCGGGCAATACTGCAATCATGTTAAATTCGGCCATCGAAGAAATTCAGTCACAAGGGGCGGAAGGGATTTTCATTCAGATTCCGGAAATAATGAAGAGTGTCAAAGTTCCCTTTTGTACCGCCTGTTCTCACCCGTGTGAAGGGAAGTGTTATCAAGGAACCGCTCTTGACGAAACCTTTGACTTAATGAGCCGGGCCGATGGAATAATTTTGGGCAGTCCGGTTTATTTTTGTACTGTGTCAGCCCAGTTAAAAGGCTTTTGGGATAAGACAAGAAAGCTGCGTACCGGTAAAAAGCTTGTAAATACCATAGGAGGGGCGCTGGCCGTGGGGGGAGCCCGCTTTGGTGGCCAAGAAACGACTTTAAGAGCTTTACAGGATATGATGCTTTGCCAGGGAATGACTTTGATTGGAGACGGCTTCCATGATGACGATGCCGGGCACCAGGGAGGGTGCTCTCAAAAACCGTCCGGCGAAGACCAGGAAGGCTTGAAACGGACCAAAATACTGGCCCGCAGGATGGTTGAAGTTGCGCAGGCAACTAAAGGCCTCCGGGCAGACCGGTAA
- the thpR gene encoding RNA 2',3'-cyclic phosphodiesterase: MVGHIRLFWAINLPSDLKNNIDNEIRCQLSPTPADLKWVEDKNLHLTLKFLGDVDSALVEEVLRGVKSKVEGFGPLHFEVRGVGCFPGRKRPRVLWAGLQGQVDKLRKLYEKVQQAHSTLGFEKGNKRFSPHITLARFRSPLNSTKFMQTAEELVPPTKKLGSFETVSIELMQSTLSRQGPEYNILSQVWL, encoded by the coding sequence ATTGTGGGTCATATTCGACTTTTTTGGGCCATAAATTTACCATCGGATTTAAAAAACAATATTGATAATGAAATAAGATGCCAGCTATCACCTACTCCAGCTGATTTAAAATGGGTGGAAGATAAGAATCTTCATCTAACATTGAAATTTTTGGGAGATGTAGATAGTGCCCTGGTGGAGGAAGTTCTCAGGGGCGTAAAAAGTAAGGTCGAAGGATTTGGACCGCTACATTTTGAAGTGAGAGGTGTGGGGTGCTTTCCGGGGCGCAAACGCCCGCGTGTCTTATGGGCCGGGCTGCAGGGTCAAGTAGATAAGTTGCGTAAATTGTACGAAAAAGTCCAGCAGGCTCATTCCACATTAGGTTTTGAGAAGGGAAATAAAAGGTTTTCTCCTCATATTACCCTTGCACGCTTCCGCTCTCCCTTAAATAGTACTAAATTTATGCAGACAGCCGAGGAATTGGTGCCTCCAACTAAAAAACTTGGTTCATTTGAAACTGTATCGATAGAGCTAATGCAAAGTACTCTTTCCCGTCAGGGGCCTGAATATAACATTTTAAGCCAAGTATGGTTATGA
- a CDS encoding pyruvate, phosphate dikinase, which translates to MVSKKYVYLFGEGRADMKDLLGGKGANLAEMTNIGLTVPPGMIISTEACNEFYVHERQFPAGMKEQVREKMQDLEEKTGKKFGDPSNPLLVSVRSGAPISMPGMMDTVLNLGLNDDTVQGLAAASGDERFAMDCYRRFLNMFGDVVLGIEHHKFERYLEDKKHQCGVEFDNQLTAEQLKEVIIDYKQLIKKETGKPFPEEPMEQLFNAIFAVFNSWNTDRAVVYRKVNKIPDELGTAVNVQTMVFGNLGDDCGTGVAFTRNPSTGENILYGEYLINAQGEDVVAGIRTPQPIATMKDDLPAVYGQFVSTCNLLENHYRNMQDIEFTIERGKLYILQTRTGKRTAQAALKIAVDMVNAELITREEAINRVEPSHLDHLLHRRIDPDAVLEVIAKGLPASPGSAGGKVVFDADEAEKITQQGEKVILVRTETTPDDIHGIIAAQGVLTSRGGMTSHAAVVARGMGKPCVCGCEALRIDYEADTFMVGDRVIKKGDLISIDGSAGQVIIGDVPMLDPELSPEFQQLLDWADDVRKLGVRANADTPADAAKAREFGAEGIGLCRTEHMFMAQDRLPIVQRMILAGSEEKRQEALNKLLPMQEDDFYGILKAMEGLPVTIRLLDPPLHEFLPNAEDLLVEITELRLTGSNPAKLKEKQELLKQVRQLTEFNPMLGHRGCRLGITFPDIYAMQARAIFQATAKLVKEGVKVIPEVEIPLVGEVNELKTLRGMVDEIAKQVAKETETVFAYTVGTMIEVPRAALMAGEIAPEADFFSFGTNDLTQTTFGFSRDDAEGKFLHEYVDRKILKENPFVVLDRDGVGRLMKMTVQESRQFDADMLIGICGEHGGEPSSIEFCHLIGLDYVSCSPFRVPIARLSAAQAKVNNN; encoded by the coding sequence ATGGTAAGTAAGAAATATGTATACCTGTTTGGCGAAGGTCGTGCAGATATGAAGGACCTTCTGGGCGGAAAGGGTGCAAACTTGGCGGAAATGACTAATATTGGTTTAACTGTACCCCCAGGGATGATTATTTCCACCGAGGCGTGTAACGAGTTTTATGTCCATGAAAGGCAGTTTCCTGCCGGCATGAAGGAGCAGGTAAGGGAAAAAATGCAGGACCTGGAGGAGAAAACAGGGAAAAAATTTGGTGATCCCAGTAACCCTCTCTTGGTGAGTGTTCGTTCCGGAGCACCCATTTCAATGCCCGGCATGATGGATACAGTTTTAAACTTGGGATTAAATGATGACACTGTACAGGGATTGGCCGCTGCATCAGGTGATGAGCGTTTTGCCATGGATTGTTACCGGCGTTTTCTTAACATGTTCGGCGATGTGGTGCTGGGAATTGAGCATCATAAGTTTGAGCGGTACCTGGAAGATAAAAAACATCAGTGTGGCGTTGAATTTGATAATCAATTGACAGCTGAACAGTTGAAAGAGGTAATCATAGACTATAAGCAGTTAATTAAAAAAGAAACCGGGAAGCCATTTCCTGAAGAGCCCATGGAACAGTTGTTTAATGCTATTTTTGCTGTATTTAATTCTTGGAATACAGACCGAGCTGTGGTTTACCGCAAAGTTAATAAAATCCCGGATGAACTGGGTACGGCAGTAAACGTTCAGACCATGGTGTTTGGTAATTTGGGTGATGATTGTGGCACAGGAGTGGCATTTACCCGCAACCCGTCAACAGGAGAAAATATACTTTATGGTGAGTACCTCATCAATGCACAGGGAGAAGACGTAGTTGCCGGCATTAGGACACCGCAGCCAATCGCTACCATGAAGGATGATTTGCCGGCTGTTTACGGACAGTTTGTGAGCACGTGTAACTTATTGGAAAACCATTATCGCAATATGCAGGATATTGAATTTACCATCGAACGCGGCAAACTATACATACTTCAGACCAGAACAGGAAAGCGCACGGCGCAAGCTGCTTTAAAAATTGCTGTTGATATGGTGAATGCAGAGCTAATTACGAGGGAAGAAGCTATCAACAGGGTGGAGCCGTCTCACCTGGATCACCTTTTGCACAGGCGCATAGATCCAGATGCAGTATTAGAAGTTATTGCCAAAGGACTTCCTGCCTCTCCTGGATCTGCAGGCGGCAAGGTGGTATTTGATGCTGATGAGGCCGAGAAAATAACGCAGCAAGGGGAAAAGGTAATACTGGTTCGTACCGAAACAACTCCTGATGATATTCATGGTATTATTGCCGCCCAGGGTGTGCTCACCTCACGGGGAGGAATGACCAGTCACGCCGCCGTGGTTGCCCGGGGAATGGGTAAGCCGTGTGTATGCGGTTGTGAAGCTTTGCGTATAGATTACGAGGCTGACACTTTCATGGTGGGAGATAGGGTGATTAAGAAAGGTGACCTGATATCTATTGACGGCTCTGCAGGACAGGTTATTATCGGGGACGTACCAATGTTGGATCCCGAGCTGAGCCCTGAATTTCAGCAGCTATTGGATTGGGCGGATGACGTTAGAAAATTAGGGGTCAGGGCTAACGCCGATACTCCGGCAGATGCAGCAAAGGCCCGGGAATTTGGAGCGGAAGGGATTGGACTTTGTCGTACAGAGCATATGTTTATGGCTCAAGACCGCTTGCCCATTGTACAAAGGATGATTTTAGCAGGCAGCGAGGAAAAGCGTCAGGAGGCCCTTAATAAACTCTTACCCATGCAGGAAGATGATTTTTACGGTATTTTAAAGGCCATGGAAGGCCTGCCCGTGACCATTAGGCTTCTTGATCCCCCTCTACACGAATTTTTGCCTAATGCTGAAGACCTTTTGGTAGAAATAACTGAATTGCGCCTGACCGGTAGTAATCCGGCAAAACTTAAAGAAAAACAGGAGTTACTAAAGCAGGTCAGACAGCTTACCGAGTTCAACCCCATGCTGGGGCATCGTGGTTGCCGCCTGGGTATAACTTTCCCTGATATATATGCCATGCAGGCCAGGGCAATATTCCAGGCAACTGCCAAGCTGGTCAAAGAGGGCGTTAAAGTGATTCCTGAAGTGGAGATTCCCCTGGTGGGTGAAGTTAATGAGCTAAAAACCTTGCGGGGAATGGTAGATGAAATAGCTAAACAAGTCGCCAAAGAAACAGAAACTGTTTTTGCATATACAGTGGGTACCATGATAGAGGTGCCAAGGGCAGCTCTGATGGCTGGAGAAATTGCTCCGGAAGCTGACTTTTTCTCTTTCGGCACTAACGACCTTACTCAAACTACATTTGGATTTAGCAGGGACGACGCTGAAGGAAAATTTCTGCACGAATATGTAGACAGAAAGATATTAAAGGAAAACCCGTTTGTGGTACTTGACCGTGATGGGGTAGGCCGGCTCATGAAAATGACCGTGCAAGAAAGCCGGCAATTCGATGCGGATATGCTTATCGGTATATGTGGAGAACATGGTGGTGAACCCAGTTCAATTGAGTTCTGTCACTTAATTGGATTGGATTATGTAAGCTGTTCACCCTTTAGGGTGCCCATTGCCCGGTTATCCGCTGCCCAGGCTAAAGTCAATAATAACTAG
- a CDS encoding kinase/pyrophosphorylase yields MVYILSDSVGETAELVARAAASQFNGGSVEIRQVPYVNDPQEIPEIMQEVIENHGMIAYTLVLPELKEAVMREAKQHNIITVDIMSAMLDALTKLQGKQPKREPGLVRKMDREYFRKVEAIEFAVKYDDGKDPRGILKADLVIIGVSRTSKTPLCMYMAHKKIKAANVPLVPEVAPPEEVFSLNPHKLIGLTIRPQLLNEIRRERLKTLGLTSNADYASMERILRELEYAENIMKRAGCSIIDVSNKAVEETASRVLEIYYRGERHGK; encoded by the coding sequence ATTGTTTACATACTTTCCGATTCCGTCGGGGAAACGGCAGAACTCGTAGCACGGGCAGCAGCCAGCCAGTTTAACGGTGGCAGTGTTGAAATCAGGCAGGTACCGTACGTAAATGACCCGCAGGAAATCCCTGAGATTATGCAAGAGGTAATAGAAAATCACGGGATGATTGCTTATACTCTGGTGTTACCTGAATTAAAAGAAGCAGTGATGCGGGAAGCTAAACAACATAACATTATTACAGTAGACATTATGAGTGCGATGTTGGACGCACTTACCAAACTGCAGGGCAAGCAACCAAAACGCGAGCCGGGCTTAGTTCGTAAAATGGACAGAGAGTATTTTCGCAAGGTTGAAGCCATTGAATTTGCTGTTAAATATGACGACGGGAAAGATCCGCGAGGAATCTTAAAGGCTGATCTGGTTATTATTGGGGTTAGTCGCACTTCCAAGACTCCCCTTTGCATGTATATGGCGCATAAAAAAATAAAGGCCGCTAATGTGCCGCTGGTGCCTGAAGTGGCACCGCCAGAAGAAGTTTTCAGTTTAAATCCTCATAAGCTAATCGGTCTAACAATACGGCCCCAACTTTTAAATGAAATTCGGCGGGAGAGGCTTAAAACCTTAGGATTAACATCAAACGCGGACTATGCCAGTATGGAAAGGATATTACGTGAGCTTGAATACGCGGAAAATATCATGAAAAGGGCCGGTTGTTCCATAATTGACGTCAGTAATAAGGCAGTGGAAGAGACGGCGAGCAGGGTATTGGAAATATATTACAGGGGGGAAAGACATGGTAAGTAA
- a CDS encoding helix-turn-helix transcriptional regulator → MELSKRQERIMEIVKSDGPITGEQIADRLNLTRATLRPDMAILTMSGLLEARPRVGYFYSGKSPARVLGDKLHKIKVAEIKSVPVVVPEQCTVYDAVVTMFIEDVGSLFVVKERGFLEGVLSRKDMLKITLGGQDIQKLPVGVIMTRMPNVITITPGESVWSAAQKIITHEIDALPVVSPVGKNNGESENDLEGFEIVGKVSKTNITRLFVELGEGKD, encoded by the coding sequence TTGGAACTTTCCAAACGGCAGGAAAGAATTATGGAGATAGTAAAGAGTGACGGGCCCATTACCGGTGAGCAAATTGCTGACAGGCTAAATTTGACAAGGGCCACTTTAAGGCCGGACATGGCTATTTTGACCATGTCCGGCCTTTTGGAAGCAAGACCACGGGTGGGTTATTTTTACAGTGGAAAGTCCCCGGCCCGGGTTTTGGGTGATAAGCTGCATAAAATAAAGGTTGCCGAAATAAAATCAGTGCCGGTGGTTGTGCCTGAGCAGTGTACGGTTTATGATGCTGTCGTGACCATGTTTATTGAGGATGTGGGTTCACTTTTTGTAGTTAAGGAAAGGGGATTTTTAGAGGGAGTACTGTCCCGTAAAGACATGTTAAAGATTACACTGGGCGGGCAGGATATTCAAAAGCTGCCTGTGGGAGTAATTATGACCAGAATGCCTAATGTAATCACTATAACTCCCGGAGAGTCTGTGTGGTCTGCAGCCCAAAAAATTATTACCCACGAGATTGATGCCCTTCCGGTAGTATCCCCGGTAGGCAAAAATAACGGGGAAAGCGAAAATGATCTTGAAGGCTTTGAAATTGTAGGCAAGGTAAGTAAAACCAATATAACAAGATTGTTCGTTGAACTTGGAGAAGGCAAAGATTAA